One genomic window of Peteryoungia desertarenae includes the following:
- a CDS encoding DUF6653 family protein, with protein MRLPTNSEQALKGLFPMISGADAEAWARHAHPVSVWTRIALGLPLLILAAWSRVWIGPWWIAAMAAAVFFIWINPRMTPVPRSTDNWGSKSTIGERLWLRMSPGDVPTWHRTVPRVLVAGSAFGHAVLLFGVIALEPWPTLFGYATGMIFKLWYLDRMVWLERDVSGTRETRSSSSPESKGD; from the coding sequence ATGAGACTGCCGACCAATTCCGAGCAGGCGCTCAAAGGGCTCTTCCCGATGATCTCGGGCGCCGACGCCGAGGCCTGGGCGCGTCATGCCCATCCCGTGAGCGTCTGGACGCGTATCGCGCTCGGCCTGCCTCTCCTGATCCTCGCCGCGTGGTCGCGTGTCTGGATCGGGCCATGGTGGATCGCCGCGATGGCGGCAGCGGTCTTCTTCATCTGGATCAATCCACGCATGACGCCGGTGCCACGCTCGACCGACAATTGGGGCTCGAAGTCCACCATCGGGGAGCGCCTGTGGCTACGCATGTCGCCGGGCGACGTCCCGACCTGGCACCGGACCGTACCCCGCGTTCTCGTCGCCGGGTCGGCGTTCGGCCACGCGGTGCTGCTCTTCGGCGTGATTGCGCTCGAGCCCTGGCCCACCCTCTTCGGATACGCCACCGGCATGATTTTCAAGCTTTGGTATCTCGACCGCATGGTCTGGCTCGAGCGGGACGTGAGCGGCACGCGCGAGACCCGGTCTTCGTCGTCGCCCGAAAGCAAAGGAGACTGA
- a CDS encoding GNAT family N-acetyltransferase, which produces MRAAEPDGAPALLVRRAEPPDRTVLHRLLVDSWIRFWAPHLPTAAETEFRARDPVSRFLDASLQDLEVAEWDGTIMGVIFVDGDRLEDLHVAHRFQGRGVGRFLLRRAERLGARRLEVRAFNDRAIRFYESSGWTRGRTYPTTELGFPVQSHEYVAPIADQDPRQ; this is translated from the coding sequence ATGCGCGCGGCAGAACCTGACGGTGCACCTGCGCTTCTCGTGCGCCGAGCCGAGCCACCGGACCGCACGGTGCTGCATCGGCTCCTAGTCGATTCCTGGATCCGCTTCTGGGCGCCACATCTGCCCACCGCGGCTGAGACAGAATTCCGTGCCAGGGATCCCGTGTCGCGATTCCTCGACGCGAGCCTGCAAGACCTCGAAGTGGCCGAATGGGACGGGACCATCATGGGCGTCATCTTCGTGGACGGGGATCGTCTCGAGGACCTTCATGTGGCGCACCGGTTTCAAGGGCGCGGGGTCGGTCGGTTTCTCTTGCGCCGCGCCGAGCGCCTCGGCGCCCGCCGGCTCGAGGTGCGAGCCTTCAACGATCGCGCGATCCGTTTCTATGAGTCTTCGGGATGGACGAGAGGACGAACCTACCCGACCACCGAACTGGGGTTCCCCGTCCAGTCGCACGAATACGTCGCGCCGATCGCTGATCAAGACCCGAGGCAGTGA
- a CDS encoding IS3 family transposase (programmed frameshift) — protein sequence MYSYADRLRAVELYIRLGKRLNATIRQLGYPTKNALRGWYREYQHNLDLRPQPVARAPKYTEAQKQAALEHFRTHDRCIAATMRALGYPGRGTLTAWVREAFPEARTSMVGRSWHPGHCEEVRQAGVIGLCSGDETAQQVADRLGVSRPTLYSWKDQLLGHELPSSMKRRKANPKVPEREELERQLEALQRDVRQLQLEHDLLKKATELLKKDLGVDLQILSNREKTQLIDALKEAYRLPELLAQLRIARSSYFYHRSRLCLADKYAAIRHSLAEIFEANRRCYGYRRLQASLARQSVTISEKVVQRLMKQEQLVVARPRRRRFGSYLGEISPAPENLINRDFHAKAPNVKWLTDITEFQIPAGKVYLSPIIDCFDGMVISWSIGTQPDAGLVNTMLDAAIETVTNREERPIVHSDRGAHYRWPGWLNRISNAQLVRSMSRKGCSQDNAACEGFFGRLKTELFYPGDWKAITIEQFVTEVDAYIRWYNEKRIKISLGSLSPVEYRKSLGLIF from the exons ATGTATTCCTACGCAGACAGACTTCGAGCGGTTGAACTCTATATCCGGCTTGGCAAGCGGCTGAACGCGACCATTCGCCAGCTGGGTTATCCCACAAAGAATGCGCTGAGGGGATGGTACCGTGAGTATCAGCATAACCTCGACCTGCGCCCTCAGCCGGTGGCGCGGGCGCCAAAATACACCGAGGCCCAAAAACAGGCCGCCCTTGAGCACTTTCGCACCCATGATCGTTGCATCGCAGCGACGATGAGGGCACTTGGCTATCCCGGTCGAGGGACACTGACCGCATGGGTCCGTGAGGCGTTTCCGGAGGCGCGAACATCGATGGTCGGTCGATCGTGGCATCCTGGCCATTGCGAGGAGGTCCGGCAAGCAGGCGTCATCGGACTATGCAGTGGAGATGAAACTGCTCAACAGGTTGCGGACCGGCTGGGCGTCTCAAGGCCGACATTGTACAGCTGGAAAGATCAGCTACTCGGTCACGAG CTCCCCTCATCCATGAAACGCCGCAAAGCCAACCCCAAGGTGCCTGAACGTGAAGAGCTTGAGCGACAGCTTGAAGCCCTCCAGCGTGATGTCCGCCAGTTGCAACTCGAGCATGATCTCCTGAAGAAGGCTACCGAACTCCTAAAAAAAGACCTGGGCGTCGATCTGCAAATCCTGAGTAATCGGGAGAAGACACAGCTGATTGACGCCCTGAAGGAAGCCTATCGCTTGCCAGAGCTGCTCGCCCAGCTTCGAATTGCGCGCAGTTCGTACTTCTACCATCGCTCCCGCCTATGTCTGGCAGACAAGTATGCCGCCATCCGGCACAGCCTTGCGGAAATCTTCGAAGCAAACCGTCGCTGCTACGGCTATCGCCGATTGCAGGCGTCGCTTGCCAGGCAAAGCGTGACAATCTCGGAGAAGGTTGTGCAGCGTTTGATGAAGCAGGAGCAGTTGGTTGTCGCAAGGCCCCGTCGACGGCGTTTTGGATCTTATCTGGGAGAAATCAGCCCGGCGCCCGAGAACCTGATCAATCGCGACTTCCATGCAAAAGCACCGAACGTAAAATGGCTGACGGATATCACCGAGTTCCAGATCCCAGCTGGGAAGGTGTACCTCTCGCCCATCATCGACTGCTTCGACGGCATGGTCATCAGTTGGTCGATTGGAACGCAACCTGATGCGGGTCTCGTCAATACCATGCTGGATGCCGCCATTGAGACCGTAACCAACAGGGAGGAACGGCCAATCGTTCATTCCGATCGCGGCGCTCATTATCGCTGGCCTGGCTGGCTCAACAGGATCAGCAATGCGCAGCTGGTTCGTTCGATGTCCCGAAAGGGCTGCTCGCAAGACAACGCTGCGTGCGAAGGCTTCTTCGGCCGGTTGAAAACCGAACTCTTCTATCCAGGAGACTGGAAGGCCATCACGATCGAACAGTTCGTCACCGAAGTGGATGCCTACATTCGATGGTATAACGAAAAGCGCATCAAGATATCCCTGGGATCGCTCAGCCCAGTCGAATATCGAAAGAGCCTCGGTCTGATTTTTTGA
- a CDS encoding DUF1127 domain-containing protein produces the protein MTAHALKRVFPTLDFTQLPRKGTRHLDGLLRRAREARDYRHLAGLPDRLLEDIGVTRDQAEVLATRGSWKRLPRTTHKP, from the coding sequence ATGACAGCCCACGCCTTGAAGAGGGTCTTCCCGACCCTCGACTTCACTCAGCTGCCCCGCAAGGGAACACGGCATCTCGACGGTTTGCTTCGTCGGGCGCGCGAGGCCCGCGATTACCGGCATCTCGCAGGCCTTCCCGATCGTCTGCTCGAAGACATCGGCGTGACCCGCGATCAGGCGGAGGTGCTGGCGACACGCGGCTCTTGGAAGCGCCTGCCACGGACCACCCACAAGCCCTGA
- a CDS encoding alpha/beta fold hydrolase: protein MSTDQLLRPQGPFLEIEGVFVPYCSQGEGQPVLLTHGVLGDLRSLDPVAGDLSDAVEAITVTLPALTADARPTRPFGTAGQRDDLIDLIWSLGRGPVHLVAWSFSAHSALAVAIDRPDLVRSLFLYEPGFPTFVEDEARREAVVTDMGAAFAPVAEAFRRGDREGAVRLAIDAAARQPGHCEAQPDAIRAIYCDTAHTLEAIFAQTPPIPLAPADLGRIRCPVTIARGEATRDCYAIVSDVAARLVSGAAHVVVPEAGHLLPEQEPARFANLVRAHLERAGAIAARAGIETLSEDAQ from the coding sequence ATGTCCACGGATCAGTTATTGAGGCCCCAGGGCCCCTTCCTCGAGATCGAGGGCGTCTTCGTCCCGTACTGCAGCCAAGGTGAGGGCCAGCCTGTTCTGTTGACGCATGGCGTCCTCGGCGACCTGCGCAGCCTCGACCCGGTCGCCGGAGACCTCTCGGACGCGGTCGAGGCGATCACCGTGACCCTGCCGGCCCTGACGGCAGATGCGCGTCCGACCCGCCCTTTTGGCACGGCAGGTCAGCGCGACGACCTGATCGACCTTATCTGGTCGCTCGGGCGTGGCCCGGTCCACCTGGTCGCCTGGTCCTTTTCCGCACATTCGGCACTGGCCGTGGCCATCGACCGTCCCGACCTCGTCCGCAGCCTGTTCCTCTACGAGCCCGGCTTCCCGACCTTCGTCGAGGACGAGGCTCGCCGCGAGGCCGTCGTGACCGACATGGGCGCCGCCTTCGCGCCAGTCGCGGAAGCGTTCCGGCGCGGCGACCGCGAGGGCGCCGTGCGGCTCGCCATCGACGCCGCGGCGCGGCAGCCCGGCCATTGCGAGGCGCAACCCGACGCGATCAGGGCCATCTACTGCGACACCGCGCATACGCTCGAGGCGATCTTTGCGCAGACGCCGCCGATCCCGCTCGCGCCCGCCGATCTCGGCCGGATCCGCTGCCCGGTGACGATCGCGCGCGGCGAAGCGACGCGAGACTGCTACGCCATCGTCTCGGACGTGGCGGCGCGCCTGGTTTCGGGTGCGGCCCATGTCGTCGTCCCGGAGGCGGGCCACTTGCTGCCCGAACAGGAGCCCGCCCGCTTCGCGAACCTTGTCCGCGCGCATCTTGAACGTGCGGGCGCGATTGCGGCGCGCGCCGGGATCGAGACCCTTTCGGAGGACGCACAATGA
- a CDS encoding YbaK/EbsC family protein — MSKSVRRVEAAAEAHGLVIAVKRMGETTRTAEDAARACGCTVDRIVKSLVFRGARSGDLHLLLVSGAERVDVAKAEVAVGEPLERAEADEVRARTGFAIGGVSPLGHLQPPVIWMDARLLDHETVWAAAGAPDAVFEVAPLTLATAINARTATLY, encoded by the coding sequence ATGTCAAAGTCTGTCAGGCGTGTGGAGGCAGCCGCTGAGGCCCACGGGCTGGTCATCGCTGTGAAGCGGATGGGCGAGACCACGCGTACCGCGGAGGATGCAGCCCGAGCCTGCGGCTGCACCGTCGACCGCATCGTGAAGTCGCTGGTGTTCCGGGGCGCGCGCTCCGGCGATCTGCATCTCCTGCTCGTCTCAGGCGCCGAGCGCGTCGATGTGGCGAAGGCGGAAGTGGCAGTCGGAGAGCCGCTCGAGCGGGCCGAAGCCGACGAGGTGCGCGCCCGCACGGGTTTCGCCATCGGTGGCGTGTCGCCGCTCGGGCACCTTCAGCCGCCCGTGATCTGGATGGACGCGCGGCTTCTTGATCACGAGACGGTCTGGGCCGCTGCCGGGGCGCCGGACGCTGTATTTGAAGTGGCACCACTGACCCTCGCGACTGCGATCAATGCGAGGACGGCGACGCTTTACTGA
- a CDS encoding LysE family translocator: MTAFWTLQAPATLALVLPVLMMPGLDFAAVARNAASGGRRAGISAAAGSTLGASIYILGAATGMGAVTDLVTEAEAVFRVLGAVVLWWFAWRFLSAAFAATAGSRSSDPPALSVSAFSDGALASALNPKTPLFFAAVFGASSIGQASAGERIGFGLLVCSLHFAWFAGVALMLDRIGTRPGSGPVLRIGAGAVAVVLVGAGILALRG; the protein is encoded by the coding sequence ATGACCGCTTTCTGGACCCTGCAGGCCCCAGCCACCCTCGCGCTGGTGCTGCCCGTCCTGATGATGCCTGGGCTCGACTTCGCCGCAGTCGCGCGCAACGCCGCGAGCGGCGGCCGCCGGGCCGGGATCAGTGCCGCCGCCGGCAGCACACTGGGCGCGAGCATCTACATCCTCGGCGCGGCGACAGGCATGGGCGCGGTCACGGATCTCGTGACAGAAGCCGAGGCAGTGTTCAGAGTTCTGGGCGCCGTCGTCCTCTGGTGGTTCGCCTGGCGCTTCCTGTCCGCGGCTTTCGCGGCGACGGCAGGCTCCCGGTCCTCTGACCCGCCCGCCCTTTCAGTTTCCGCGTTCAGTGACGGAGCGCTCGCATCTGCGCTGAATCCCAAGACGCCGCTGTTCTTCGCCGCCGTCTTCGGGGCGAGCAGTATCGGGCAAGCCAGCGCGGGTGAGCGGATAGGCTTCGGCCTGCTTGTCTGCAGCCTGCATTTCGCGTGGTTCGCCGGCGTGGCGCTGATGCTGGACCGGATCGGCACACGTCCTGGCAGCGGCCCGGTCCTGCGGATTGGCGCGGGCGCCGTCGCAGTCGTTCTCGTCGGGGCCGGGATCCTCGCGCTTCGAGGGTGA
- a CDS encoding NAD(P)H-dependent flavin oxidoreductase, translating into MIDTAITRRFGLKTPILNAGMAMVARPDLAAAVSNAGGLGMIGADVAPAEALRAMVRAVKAKTDRPFGVDLLAPMITDAHLDVLAEESVAVCVVFWGNPTRDQVARIKAGGTAFWMQVGSVEEARDARALGAEAIIVQGLEGGGHNRSVATTFNLLPAVKAAIAPIPVIAAGGITDGASMAAAMALGAEAVWCGTRFLASHEADAGDGYKARVLNAGVGDTLSTTLFGPEMPLQPMRVIRNAATDEWAGREEEAIAATAGQTAGTLRTPDGEVPLPRFSVYLPTRDVDGDLDQLCLTAGQSAGKIRTLKPAAQIVDEMTREAHEAIAALAARANGAAAVMSAVRQAYGEAAQA; encoded by the coding sequence ATGATCGACACAGCCATCACCCGCCGCTTCGGCCTCAAGACCCCCATCCTCAACGCCGGCATGGCCATGGTCGCCCGTCCCGACCTCGCGGCCGCCGTCTCGAACGCAGGCGGGCTCGGCATGATCGGCGCGGATGTCGCCCCTGCGGAGGCGCTGCGCGCCATGGTGCGCGCGGTAAAGGCAAAGACCGACCGGCCCTTCGGCGTGGACCTCCTCGCGCCGATGATCACCGACGCGCATCTCGACGTGCTGGCCGAGGAAAGCGTGGCCGTCTGCGTCGTCTTCTGGGGCAACCCGACCCGCGACCAGGTCGCGCGCATCAAGGCGGGCGGCACCGCCTTCTGGATGCAGGTCGGTTCGGTCGAGGAGGCCCGCGATGCGCGAGCCCTCGGCGCCGAGGCGATCATCGTCCAAGGGCTCGAGGGCGGCGGTCACAACCGCTCGGTCGCCACCACGTTCAACCTACTTCCGGCGGTGAAGGCAGCGATCGCGCCGATCCCGGTGATCGCCGCTGGCGGCATCACCGACGGCGCCAGCATGGCCGCGGCAATGGCCCTCGGCGCCGAGGCAGTCTGGTGCGGCACGAGGTTCCTGGCAAGCCATGAGGCTGACGCGGGCGACGGCTACAAGGCTCGGGTGCTGAATGCTGGCGTGGGCGACACGCTCTCCACCACGCTCTTCGGACCGGAGATGCCGCTCCAGCCCATGCGCGTCATACGCAACGCGGCCACCGACGAATGGGCGGGCCGCGAAGAGGAGGCGATAGCAGCGACCGCCGGCCAGACCGCCGGCACCTTGCGCACGCCGGACGGCGAGGTGCCTCTGCCGCGCTTCTCGGTCTACCTGCCGACGCGGGACGTCGACGGCGATCTTGACCAGCTCTGCCTGACCGCTGGCCAGAGCGCGGGCAAGATCCGGACCCTCAAGCCGGCCGCGCAGATCGTCGACGAGATGACGCGTGAGGCCCATGAGGCGATCGCGGCGCTGGCCGCCCGTGCCAACGGCGCCGCAGCGGTCATGTCCGCTGTCCGGCAGGCCTATGGCGAAGCGGCCCAAGCCTGA
- a CDS encoding GlxA family transcriptional regulator gives MQEAPPDSGTDIAATRGVADQRPTRRIGFFVYDGMAASDILWEVDMFRLAPVIAEAEGLSCPTFETQIIGLEAGPIATWSGYRIVADRALSELGARLDLLYLGSAAPENQARLASDPRFSRAIATIAASGCRIVAVGSAALILGQVGLLKGRRATIHSVAADAFRAAFPAVEFDPDPLWVEDGPIVTTAGSMPTVEFTLEVLERDCGRAMSFAIAKAGLLPMRRGSSQSRLSAALVMQMEASDRFDGMLQWLTENLHVQVTVADLADLAGMSPRNFARRFVERTGTTPAKFVETLRAERARQLIETTALPLVRVAERSGLRDEQSLRRALVKAFGKTPSALRTAATPNP, from the coding sequence ATGCAAGAAGCCCCACCGGACAGCGGTACAGACATTGCCGCGACGCGAGGCGTCGCCGACCAGAGACCAACACGCCGTATCGGTTTTTTCGTCTACGACGGCATGGCGGCCAGTGACATCCTATGGGAAGTCGACATGTTCCGGCTCGCTCCTGTGATCGCGGAGGCCGAGGGGCTGTCCTGCCCGACCTTCGAGACACAGATCATTGGACTGGAGGCCGGTCCGATTGCGACATGGTCGGGTTACCGCATCGTCGCAGATCGTGCGCTGTCAGAGCTCGGGGCGCGGCTCGATCTGCTCTACCTCGGCAGCGCCGCGCCGGAGAACCAGGCACGGCTGGCGAGCGATCCCCGTTTTTCTCGCGCCATCGCCACCATCGCTGCGAGCGGCTGCCGCATCGTCGCCGTGGGCTCTGCCGCGCTGATCCTCGGCCAGGTCGGGCTCCTGAAAGGACGTCGGGCGACCATCCATTCGGTCGCGGCCGATGCCTTCCGAGCCGCCTTTCCCGCGGTCGAGTTCGACCCCGATCCGCTTTGGGTCGAGGATGGGCCCATCGTCACCACGGCCGGCTCGATGCCCACGGTGGAGTTCACGCTCGAGGTGCTGGAGCGGGACTGCGGGCGCGCGATGTCCTTCGCCATCGCCAAGGCGGGCCTGCTTCCGATGCGGCGGGGATCGAGCCAGAGCCGGCTGTCGGCGGCCCTCGTCATGCAGATGGAGGCCAGCGACCGGTTCGACGGCATGCTGCAATGGCTGACGGAGAACCTGCACGTGCAGGTCACGGTGGCCGACCTCGCCGATCTCGCGGGGATGAGCCCGCGCAACTTCGCGCGCCGGTTCGTGGAGCGGACAGGCACGACGCCGGCCAAATTCGTGGAGACTCTGAGGGCCGAGCGGGCACGGCAGCTGATCGAGACGACGGCGCTGCCGCTGGTGCGCGTGGCCGAGCGGTCCGGATTGCGTGACGAACAGAGCTTGCGCCGCGCGCTCGTGAAGGCGTTCGGAAAGACCCCGAGCGCACTGCGCACGGCGGCAACCCCTAATCCATGA
- a CDS encoding SDR family oxidoreductase has protein sequence MRLIGKIALVTGAGRGIGAAIAQAFAAEGAHIWVTDLDAGAAERVAAQLGSLARPFPLDVRRPDDWLSAERVILAHDGRLDILVNNAGITGLEDGAAHDVETVTLDDWRAVLATNLEGVVLGCQMALRAMRPGGGSIVNIASRSGHVGIPAAAAYAASKAAVLNHTRSVALYCAERNLNIRCNSISPAAILTPMWEPMLGDGPDRDTRMAEFVADTPLRRFGDPAEVAALAIMLGSDEARYMTGADLALDGGLLAGTAARPEVSK, from the coding sequence ATGCGACTGATTGGAAAGATAGCGCTCGTGACGGGCGCCGGGCGCGGCATCGGCGCTGCAATTGCTCAGGCATTTGCAGCCGAGGGAGCGCACATCTGGGTCACTGACCTGGATGCCGGAGCGGCCGAGCGCGTTGCCGCCCAGCTTGGTAGTCTTGCGCGGCCGTTTCCGCTGGACGTGCGACGACCCGACGACTGGCTTTCGGCCGAACGGGTCATCCTGGCCCATGACGGGCGCCTCGACATACTCGTGAACAACGCCGGGATCACCGGCCTCGAAGATGGCGCGGCGCACGACGTCGAGACCGTCACGCTAGACGACTGGCGCGCCGTGCTCGCCACCAATCTCGAAGGCGTGGTCCTCGGCTGCCAGATGGCGCTCCGCGCTATGCGGCCGGGCGGCGGCTCCATCGTCAATATTGCCTCGCGTTCGGGCCATGTCGGCATCCCCGCCGCCGCGGCCTATGCCGCCTCGAAGGCGGCGGTCCTCAACCACACGCGCAGCGTCGCGCTCTATTGCGCCGAGCGCAACCTGAACATCCGCTGCAATAGTATCTCTCCGGCAGCCATCCTCACGCCGATGTGGGAGCCGATGCTGGGCGACGGCCCCGACCGCGACACCCGCATGGCGGAGTTCGTCGCAGACACACCGCTGCGTCGCTTCGGGGACCCCGCGGAGGTGGCCGCACTCGCCATCATGCTGGGCTCGGACGAGGCCCGCTACATGACCGGCGCGGACCTGGCGCTTGACGGCGGACTGCTCGCCGGAACGGCGGCGCGGCCGGAGGTGAGCAAATGA
- a CDS encoding NAD(P)/FAD-dependent oxidoreductase produces the protein MPGHRLVIVGGGFAGLACAESLKDSGAKITLIDRRNHHLFQPLLYQAATSTLPLSDIAWPLRQVFRTRRDVTTLLGEVAGVDAVARCVRLTDGATIAYDTLVLATGAQHAYFGNDEWAAHAHGLKTLEDATRIRAHILTAFEAAERAEDPAERQRLMTFVVVGGGPTGVEMAAAIAELARRVMQTEFRNVDTRDARVISLEAGPRILGAFPESLGRYAKRALERQGVEVRLGSAVTDCGPGHVTARGRMIRAKTAIWAAGVQASDAARWIGAASDRVGRVQLAADLTVPGCSEIFVIGDTATVTSVSGAPVPGTAPAAKQMGRHAALVIASRLQGGSAPAPFRYRHQGNFATIGRRAAIVDLGWIHLSGPLASWTWGICHIWFLIGTRSRIVVALNWLWSHLFGHKCARCWFPRGTEPGGGADKNLDCFKKSDRGSFDIRLG, from the coding sequence ATGCCCGGTCATCGGCTCGTGATCGTCGGCGGGGGCTTCGCAGGTCTCGCCTGCGCGGAGAGCCTCAAGGACTCAGGCGCGAAGATCACGCTCATTGACCGCAGAAATCATCACTTGTTTCAACCGCTGCTCTATCAGGCCGCGACAAGCACATTGCCCCTCTCCGACATCGCCTGGCCGCTACGCCAAGTGTTCCGAACCCGGCGTGACGTCACAACCCTGCTTGGGGAAGTGGCAGGGGTCGATGCGGTCGCGCGGTGCGTCCGGCTCACCGACGGCGCCACCATTGCCTACGATACGCTTGTGCTCGCCACGGGCGCGCAGCACGCCTATTTCGGCAACGATGAATGGGCGGCACATGCCCATGGCCTCAAGACCCTGGAAGACGCGACGCGCATCCGCGCGCATATTCTCACGGCATTCGAAGCGGCCGAGCGTGCCGAGGATCCAGCCGAGCGGCAGAGGCTGATGACGTTCGTGGTGGTCGGCGGCGGCCCGACCGGTGTAGAGATGGCCGCGGCGATCGCAGAACTGGCACGCCGGGTTATGCAGACAGAGTTCCGCAACGTCGATACGCGCGACGCCCGGGTCATTTCGCTCGAAGCCGGACCGCGGATACTGGGTGCATTTCCTGAGAGCCTGGGCCGCTACGCCAAGCGCGCACTGGAACGACAAGGCGTCGAGGTCCGGCTTGGCTCGGCCGTTACCGACTGCGGCCCGGGACACGTTACGGCGCGCGGGCGCATGATCCGTGCGAAAACCGCCATCTGGGCTGCCGGTGTGCAGGCGTCAGACGCCGCGCGCTGGATCGGTGCTGCCTCCGACCGAGTTGGCCGCGTACAACTGGCCGCCGACCTGACTGTACCGGGCTGTTCCGAGATCTTCGTCATCGGAGACACGGCAACCGTGACCAGCGTATCGGGCGCGCCGGTTCCCGGTACAGCGCCGGCGGCGAAGCAGATGGGGCGCCACGCGGCGCTGGTGATTGCTTCGCGCTTGCAAGGTGGCTCTGCGCCGGCACCATTTCGCTACCGGCACCAAGGCAATTTCGCGACCATTGGTCGGCGCGCCGCAATCGTCGATCTGGGGTGGATCCACCTGAGCGGGCCGCTGGCCTCGTGGACATGGGGCATTTGCCACATCTGGTTTCTGATCGGCACAAGAAGCCGCATCGTCGTGGCGTTGAATTGGCTTTGGTCTCACTTGTTCGGGCACAAATGTGCACGCTGTTGGTTTCCGCGCGGAACTGAGCCCGGTGGGGGTGCGGACAAAAACTTGGACTGTTTCAAAAAATCAGACCGAGGCTCTTTCGATATTCGACTGGGCTGA
- a CDS encoding AAA family ATPase, with the protein MPRPNRRDLPFLILSGCSGGGKSTLLVELARRGHRTVPEPGQRSVAEEMAGDGAALPWIDIAAFALKAIELTAADLEAAASATCWVVFDRSLVDAVSALNHLGLSEQTTGLLEANRYHSRVFLTPPWRDIFAVTDERRHSFEEAVAEYHRLILTYEDAGYELTMLPRVDVGQRADLIEEYMAQKV; encoded by the coding sequence ATGCCAAGGCCGAACAGGCGAGACCTTCCATTTCTTATTCTGTCCGGATGTTCGGGCGGTGGAAAATCAACCTTGCTGGTGGAACTCGCGAGGCGTGGCCATCGCACCGTGCCCGAACCGGGACAGCGCAGCGTGGCCGAGGAAATGGCTGGCGATGGAGCAGCTTTGCCATGGATTGATATCGCCGCGTTCGCCCTCAAGGCAATAGAACTGACCGCTGCGGACCTTGAAGCTGCAGCCAGCGCCACGTGCTGGGTTGTCTTCGATCGCAGCCTCGTGGATGCCGTCTCCGCACTGAACCATTTGGGATTGAGTGAACAGACCACGGGATTGCTCGAGGCCAATCGCTATCACTCTCGCGTCTTTCTGACGCCACCTTGGCGAGATATCTTCGCCGTCACTGACGAGCGTCGCCACTCCTTCGAGGAGGCGGTCGCCGAGTATCACAGACTTATCCTCACCTATGAGGACGCGGGATATGAGTTGACCATGCTGCCGCGCGTCGATGTTGGCCAACGGGCGGACCTGATCGAAGAGTACATGGCGCAGAAAGTGTAA